DNA from Aggregatimonas sangjinii:
ATCCTGCCGATCTGGTATCCCTAACTTGTAAGCTGCTTGTTTGCGTGCCTATGGTAATGTTTTCGTCTAACAAGGTCATCAGTTCTTCTCCGTTTTGCGTAAAAGAATTCACAGGGCGCACGCCGGCCGGAGCCGTATGAAAACGCAACGCATTCCGGAACACCTCTTTTTCTTCCTCAGTATCAAAATCCTCGATACTATTGTATTCATCTCCTAATTCTGCAAAAAGCGAATTGAATGCCTCATTTGTCGGGGCAAATAGTGTTGCACCCTCTAATCTTGACGCTGCGAATCGGTTTTTGCGGCCAGTAGTGCCATTTCCAAATAGTTCATCTTCCATTCCCAAGGCTATAATAGCTTCTAAAAGGGTGCTGAGAGCGTCATCCGACTCAAGTACTTCCCTTATTTCGTTTGCCTCCGGTCTGTTCTCTACAGCTTCAATAACAACATTAGGAGTCAGCACTTTATCCACATAATGTATGATACCGTTTTTTGCTAAAATATCCGTTCGCACGATCTTTCCAGGAACATCGGTTGCATCTTCAAGAACAACTTCACCCATACTACCGACGATTAATTTCTCACCCAATACCGTAGTCAGTTCATCACCCTCCTCTAAATCGGAAGATTTTAGAACACTACCGGCAACAAGATGGTATTTAAGTATTCCAGACCATAGCGCTAGCTCGTCTTCAGAAAATACAAGATTGCCCTGCGCGTCTATATTTAGGGCCAAAGGAGTATCGGAATCATTGATCGGTGCAAAAAGTGTAAACTTACTTTCGCCATCTAGACTCTCGCCTAAAGAACTGCCTGTATTACTATCGACTGTTTCAATTATTTTTTTGATTACACTTAGCGATTCGCTCTCTGAAATCCTATCTAATATGGTTTGCGTTACCTCCTTGTCGGCTTCCGATACGGTATTATCATCTTTGGTACAAGCCAAAAACAAGCAGGTTATTAGGAAAGTTGCAAGGAGTTTTTTCATCTGATTTTTAAAATTAGCATTCATGTATAATATGTTTAATGTATTACGATTTGATTAGACCTCTTGGTAATAAAAATTGAAGAAATTGATGTTAGCGTATAACTCCTCATACGAGGTTTGAAATGTCTCTCGATTGGACACCCAAGGTTTGCTGTTTGAAAAGGAAGTATCGGCAACATGCACATTAATGCGCCTATTACTAAAAAGTAAACAAGAAGCTTTTAAAAAAAGTGCGAGAAACTAAAACCATTGCTGAAACCCGCATCCTATCTTTCAATAGAGGTAGTTTTGCATGTATCTAAAACACTGGATTTTCACCAATTGATGTTCAAAATTACATGCGATGGGTATCTTTGAGGAAAATTGAAATTTATGGTCTTGATATCTCAATGTTTAGGTGCACTTTATGGTTTGCTCGCAGTTATTTTTGGTGCTTTTGGAGCCCACGCCTTAAAGAAACGGTTTTCCGAAGCACAATTACAAAGTTTTGAAACTGGGGTAAAATACCAGATGTACCATGCCATCGTGCTACTTATGCTAGGTTTTAACCTCAACTTAGAAACATCCCTTGAACGCTATATGGTCTATTGTTTTGCTCTGGGCACCTTTCTCTTTTGCTTTAGTATCTACGGGTTGACATTAAGTGCATCCAAAGGGAAAAAATTGGGCTTTCTGGGTCCCATTACTCCTCTAGGCGGACTATTGCTTGTAGCGGGCTGGGGAATGTTGTTGTATTCTTTTATTCGGAATTTGGTTTGATCGAAGTGAAATGAAATACTAAACGCATCAACTTCTAACCCTATACTCTTTTTTGTTCCCACCATTCCAGATTACTCACCACTCATAACTTTTTACAATACGAACCGATAAGTCGCCTTGATCAAAAATATATTTTGTGGTTTTTGGTCGTTGAAGATATTATCACTTAAGTCATTGAATAATTCATTTTGGGGATTGCCCGATTGTGCCAAATCTTGCGACCATACCAGAAAGATTTCCGATCCCGGAATGTACTCCCAACGTACGACGAGATTTGACCGAAATTGTACGAAGGAAAAGTCCGGATCACCAAAACTGAAATCGGTGGTCGCATCCAAATTTCTATCTACCGAATAGGTACCCTCTTCAAAAGAAATCTGATTAGGGGAATAGGTTAAAATACGATTTTCAAATGTTTTTGCTAACGGGTCGGTCACTTCCTTGAAATCGGAATACCTACCCCTTGAAATGAACGGCTGGCCCCAGTATTGAATTGTAAGATTCGGGTTTATGGTATAGTTCAAACGTAAAGACATGCTAAAGGTTCGCTGGTCTACCGTACCATTCAGGTAGGTCGTATTCCCATTGGCCTCAATGTTATCGATATATTGCAATTTATCCATATTAATGCTATATCCCGGGTTGGCCGAAATACTTAAGGCGTTGAACGGTTGGTAGGTTACCCCAAAATCGATATTGTAAAAGGAATAGGAATTGTCTACGCCCTTAGAACCGCTATGAAATACATTGAAACGCACTTTTTTACGGCGATCGGTGTTGTATCCGTTCCAAAAACCGATTTCAGGGGAAAGTCGTAATCTGGGACCGCCACGCAAGGCAAAATTCGAAAATTGCTTGGGTTCGTAATTGAATCCGACATTCGTAAACCAGTTGTTGTCCCAATTCTGCCAACTATTGGTATTGAAACGCAGGCTATTATGATTGCCCCCAAAGTCCCAGACACTCCAGTGGTTGTAATTGATGCCTACCCTTCGAAATGTTTTGGTGGGTTTTAGCGTTTGATACCCGATCCATGTATAATGCCGAATGTCATCGGCTTGACGTTGGAAGCCAATATCGTTCAATTCCAGTTCGGGGGAGCGCCAAGTTCCGCCCGTTTCGAATTTCCAGTTGCCATTGCCGACCTTACCCAATTGTATATTTCCACCCGTGCCGGTCAAAGAGGTTCGATCCGTCTCTAAGGACACATGGTCCGCACCGACTCGTTGAAACAAGTGGGCGATGGATTGCTGTGTATTCGCAATCGCTTCGGTACCACCGATCACGTGACTGAATAATATATTTCCACCAACGTACCAATCGCGCTCCTGCCATTGGTGTTTGATATCGAAACCGCCGGAATAAGCCGATTTATGTAAGAAATCGAGTTCCGGGGTCAATTGATCGCGGTTCGTGGCGGTGAAAATACCACCCACAAAAGTATTTCGATCGTTAAAATCCTTTTGTAAACGACCTACAAAATAATTCGTCAAGGGTTCTACAACTTCACGCCGTCGCTCCCCATTATTGTCTATGGTCGCATATTTCTTGGCCGTTACACTTTCTAAAACCCCTATGGACCATCCGTTTTTTGTTTTACCACTGAATTTGGCCGCTCCAAGGATGGCGGTATTCTCGGGCTGATCTACAAATTCCCCGTCGGCAGTGTTCGGAAAGCCTTGTGGACTCCTCCCGATACGTCGGGAATAGAACACATTATCGGACCCGAAAGTGTTGCCCGCCTCGGAGTTGCTTATCCGGTAATCAAAAATATTCTGGTTTTCTATAAAGAAGGGACGTTGTTCCCTAAAAAAAATCTGAAACCCATCTAAAGCTATAGCCGATGGATCTGCTTCAACCTGTCCGAAATCCGGATTTACGGTCAAATCCAAAGTCAAGTCGTTCGTAATCCCGATTTTGGCATCCAGCCCTCCCGTAATTTGACTGTCGTTGCCATCCCGAAACGGGTTTCCCTCTTCCGCTTCGTAGGTCTCTAGCTTGGCTACGCCATAGGGCTGTATTTCCAATTGCTTTTGGGGCTCTAGATTCAATAGCCCGTCGAGCAGGCCAAATTCACTCACAAAACCCGGCGTGTCTTGTTTAATACGCTGCCAGGCATAACGCTCCTCTCCCCTAAAGTATTGACGATCTACTTGAATGCCCCAAACTTGTTCCTTGGCTTTTCCGAATTTCAACTGGCTAAAGGGTATTTTCATCTCTGCCGTCCATCCCTCGCTATCGATATTTGTCTTGGTGTACCATATCGGATTCCAATTTTCATCTTCATTGTTGCCGTTCTCCGAGCTAAAAAAATCAGCCTTTACGCCTGCGGCTGTTGTGATAAAACCGAAGGCGCTACGCTTATCGTGATAGCTATCTATAAATATGCCTACCCAATCACCTTGAAAGCCGTCACGTCTCGAGAGTCGCATTTCAATTTTATCCGGGTCGCTGTCATAGGCCCGTATTCCAACATATAAAAACTTCTCGTCGTAAATTATTTTGAATTTTGTCTTGTGATCGGGTTGGGTGTTTTCGTCGGGGCGTCGTTCGATAAAGTCGCCCTCCCATTCAACGATTTCCCATCCCGGGTCGTCGATAAGGCCATCTATTGCAGGGGAGGCCGTCCCGTCTAGGAATTTCGTGGTATAGGTTCGCTTGACGACAACATCGGTGGAGTCTTGTGAAAAAAGTACCATTTGCGCAAATAGCATCGCGCAAATGGTAATTAAGGTGGTCTTCATGTTTTCGATTTATGATTGATGTGACTTAAAGACTCACAAAAAATCGAGTAGTTACAGTAAATCGTTAATTTTTTCGTTTTCTAAGGGATTAGGGTGGTACTTTTAAACTTAACGCGCACCAAGCTTTTCTAATTGATTCTTGCCGTGCTCGTTTTCCGGATTTAGCGTTATCGATTTTCTATAGTTGTCTATCGCCAAAGTTTTTTGACCGTCGATCATATAGGCTTCCCCTAAACTATCGTAAACGTTCCAAGAATCAGGGAAGGCCTCCACGTTAAGCCTGAAAATAGCAATGGCTTCTTTTGGTTTCTCGAGTTGCAATAAGAGATAACCGACCCCGTTCATTTCATTTTCATTGAAAATGTACGCCGTATCGTCCTTGATAACATTATGGTATTTCTCCGCTTCGACAATACCTTCTTTTAGCATGGTAATAAGCACCGCCAAGGGTAGCGTTTTGTCTGCCTCGGGAAAGTTATTCCGTCCGAATTCATAGAGTGTTATCGCATCTCGATATTCCTTTTCCCGTAAGCGGGCGTAAGTACCGTTGGTTAGCAGGGTACCATCGATAGTCACCTTTCGCTCGGGAAAATTCGCAGTAAACAGCCCGAGAACGGCCTTTGCCTCGGCTACCCTTCCATCACCAATAAACGTACTGATCACATTTTCCAATTCACCGGGATTTAAGGGCCCGAACGTTTTCGTATCCTTGTTCTTATTGAACCAGGTAAGTCCTTTGTCCACTCCCTCGTCGATTATTCTATCCTGGAGCACATAGGCCAATGATTTTTTTAAGGTGACTAATTTCCCCCCTTTGACAATGGTTTTTTCGGAAAGCAGGTTTCTAGGGTCGTCGAACGGGTTTTGGTCAAAAAGCAAAAAATCGGCCTTTTTACCTACTTCGATGGTGCCGTATTCTTGATCAAGCTTCATCGACTCATAGCCGTTCAAGGTGGCGATTTGCAAAATATCCTCCATTGGAATGCCCGCATCGTGAAACAGCATAAGTTCGTGCAGCATGGCTCTTCCGCCATAGCGACAATCGGTACCAATACGAAGTTTCACCCCTTGGTCATGAGCCTTCTTTATATAAAATAGCATGCCTTCAAAAGCGCTATCCAATTGTTTTTGCTGTGCATCAGAATAGGAGACCATAGGAGTTCTTCGAATAGGAAAGTACTCGAAAGAGGTAAAAAAATCGGTCTTGCCGGCAGGTGACGCCAACACATTTAGTGCGGTGCTCAAACTTGCGCCCTTGGCCGCCATTCGCCCGAACAAGGCCTCTAATTTTGCTTCGAATTCGGGGTTTTCCCTGATATAACTAAAGAAGAAAACCATATGGGCGGCAAACTCGTCTATACTGGAGTTCATTTGAATGCCATACTTCTCGTTCATTGCCTTCCAATGAATATCATAATTTAAGATACTTGGAGTGACCGTAAAGAAATGCTCGAAGTTCAGGATTCCCATTTCCATGGCTTCGTCTATAGTCACCACATTATTATCGGTATGGGTGTTGATGGTGATGTCGTACTTTTTAGCCTCGTCTGCCATGGCCTCCATATCCGGTTTTCGTAATTTCCGGTACAGTTTCATGTGCTTTATCCCTTTTTCGGCATAGGCACGCACCTTTTTTCGCCCATCTTCCGGGCCCATCACCTCTATATGGTGTTGTGGTTGGCGGCGGTCTTCATCGGAAACGATAGACCCTCCGCAAATAAACAAATTCGGAAATTCAGGAGAAGGATTCTTTTGCCAGTTCAGGGTGACATCCATCCAAGCCTCGGGTTGTCCCATGTCGATGATCGTGGTGATACCATAGGCCAAATACATGTGGGCCATTAGGCCTCGCGCCACCTCTCGCTGATCTCCTTCAATGGTTTCCGGCGCGAAATCGCTGCTGTTCGTATAATTCTGCATTAAATGGGTGTGGGTATCGATAAACCCCGAGGTCGCCAATCGCCCTTTTCCGTCAATTGTCTCGTTTGCCACAAATTTTTCGGATGCACCGATAATCCTTGCTATGGTATCTGCATTCATCAAGATGGTCCGGTTCGCCAGAACCGTTTTGTTCTTGCTGTCAAAAACGCTCACATTTTCTACGGCCAAATCGTAATCCGATGTTTGACTACAGCTTGTAAGACAAAATAAAAGACATAAGGTCGTTGAAAGGAAAATTGCGGGTCGTTTCATAATTAGGTAATTGGGTCGATATCCTCGTTTTTCGAATCAAGTATTGTCGGTGATGCGTAGTTCCTACCTCGCTTTAGGGCGCCTGGCGCGCAACAAATGTGAAGAGAATCACCGATTTGCTATTGAAAACTATTTCCTACGGAGTTATTCTATATTCTTGGTAACTACCACTATAGCACCTTGGCTTGAGAGAAACTCGATTTTATTTGCGCTCGGCGCTTTTCGGTGTCGGGAATACGAATAAAATTTTTACATTAATCTCCTTCGGTATTGCGCGCCCCTAAAGTCTGAGATACATGTTCCCGTTTATCGTATTGAGCCGTAGTCGGTTGGAACCCTTTCCGGAACTCCCCTCGATTTTTTGCCCAACATGACGATTTTCAGACTTGAATTTCAGTTGTTCGTCGGCATAGATATCGCCATGAATGGTCTCGGCAACCAAATCGGCATTCAACATCTTAAGATCTATTGCGCCGTTTATCGTTCTTAAATCCAAGTCGCCGGCATAGGATTTGATCTCGATATCGCCATTGATCAGCTCTGCCTTGAAATCCCCTTCGATAATTTCCGATGTAAGGCTTCCGTTAATGCTGCTGAGTTCGAATTTTGCATTTTTAGGGATATAGACCACATAGTTGAATTCATATAAATCACCGGAATTATAGTACCTCTTTTTTTTATCGGGGTTATTAGCGTTCCACTCCTCATGAAAAGCTTCGAATATAGGTTGCGCGTTTGATGTAATCGCAATGGTGTTCGCACCTTCATCAATATCCAATTCATATAAGTCTAGATATTTTCCCTCCTTGGTCCGTAAATCGGCCTTAAAATATATTTCATTCTTATCCCACGTTTGGATGTCCATATGGTACGCAAATCGTAAATCTAGGATTACCTGCTGATTCGAAAAATCGATATTTTTTTCGATTACTTTTTGGGCAGTTGTCGTTAGGCTGATAAGACCGATTAAAAGTACCGTCACTAAATTTTTCATGATAGTTCGTTTTTGATGAATATTTTATTTCACTTGCTATAGCTATTTTTTTTGATATTTTTCCAATAATGCAACCATATGCCCACGGCTTGACTCCAATGCATAAAACATGGGATACTCGTCTCCCGGCGATGCCAAATAAGGGTCCGCTCCGTTTTCCAACAGTATTTCTGAGATGTCATAATGATTATTCTTAATCGACTGTATTAGGGCTGTGCCATCACCGGGAACTACGGCATTCACTTCCGCACCTTCGCTGAGGAGGTAACTCACCGTTTTTAGATGTCCGTTTCTAGCCGCGACTAACAGTGCAGTACCATCTCCTAAGAGTTGTTTGTTTACTTTCGCACCATTAGAAATCAAATATTTCACAAAATCCAACCCGCCATTTTTTGATGCGGCCATTAGCGGTGTCTCATCACCCATAGCATGAAATTCTATATCCGCCTTTGCATCGACCAACAGTCTTCCAATTTCCAGATTACCTGTCCTAGCTGCTGAAACCAAAGGTGATCGCGGTTCGCCATCTTCTCTATACACACAGTTCGGGTCTATGGTTTTTAGCAATCGCTTAATTTCCTGTACGTTTCCATCCTTTACCGCCTTTAGGAGTTCCTGGCAATCGAATTTGTTTTTCTCATACTTTGTATCGTTTTGCTGCGCACTAAGTGAAAGACTAAAAAAACCGAGTAGAAGTACTATAATTACATTTTTCATGACTGTTCGCTTTTTTTGATAAAGATTATTTTTTTCTGAGATAGATATTGCCGTTGGTCGATTTGAGCTTGATAGTGACACCACCGTTGTTGATCGATCCCTTTACATCTTTCCCGGAAATCGATTTGAGTCCGTTTTTGTCCGGGCGTTTCAAATCGAAATTTGAATAGATATCCCCATTCCAAGAACTTAAATACAAATCGGCGGGGGTATTTTCCGGCAGGGTTACATCGATTTCGCCATTAGTCGTACGAATGACAATGGGGGAATCTTGGTTGATTTCCTCAAACTCGACCTGAATGCCTTCATTCAACGCATAAGCGGTTATGGGTCCTGATACGTTTTTAAGGCGAAGACCTCCGTTTAAATTGGCATTTGCTTCCACCTCTCCAGTAAATCCGTCGATTCGAATATCACCGTTCCAGGAGTTGGTCACCGACACATTTTGTGATTTTGGGAGGTAAATTTCCGCTCCTCCGGCCTTTCGTACACTTTGAACGATGAGATCACTACCCGTCTGCACGACATTAAAGCCGACATTGGTATTGTCCTCACCTCCTACTCCAACCAGTTTGAGCCCTTTGGCCCTTTCCGGTTTCGGCTCTAGGTCAAGGGCCTTGATTAGAATTTCATCCTTATCGTGGGTTTTTAAAATGATTTCGGAATTCGATTCTATTTTAACCCATTCGATTCCGTTTAGCGGTTTACTGTAATCCGATTGTGCCTGCAGGCTCGAGGCCAGTGCACAGATAACTAAAAATGATAGTATTTTTTTCATGATTTTGGACTTTTATTTTGGATTGATTTTGGACTGTCGTACCAATCTCATCTGCCGGCAGATTCGATTTATTCGGCACTTTTTATTAAATGATATTTGGCAATACGGATGCTATTTGTTTTTTAACAAAGGGCTGTGTGTCTTCCTTTTCCATTAATTCCCGCATTGGCGCTACTGCTTTTTTCTCTTGAATTTTTCCTAAAAATTGAATGATCTCGATTTGTATTCCCGGATCGCTTTCGGTGCTCAGGGCTGCTATAAAGGCCTTTGTTACGATGGTGGAACTGGTAAAATTTATCAAAACCCCTACTGCGGCAGCGCGCACATTAACATTATCGTCATAATGCAAACGGTCTGTCAATGCTCTGATAATAGCCTCGTCCGGCGTCTTGGACTCCGCTACATAGTTCACGCCTTGAATACGTCTACTAGCCGATTTATTTTCCATAAGGGACAACATGGCCGTCTGCTTAAATTCCGATTTTTCCTCGTTCAAAAGGGCGATTTCAGAATTGGCGGTTTGTTGTGTTTGCTGCCTCCCCAATAGGAAAGCACCGATCAAAAGCGCGATACCTGCTGCTATTTTCAAAAGACCATTCGGCCACAAATTCTTTGCGAATGTCTCTTCTGAGGATGACGAATCGATTTTGGACAGTGATTTCTTCTCCTCTTCCAATTGTTCGAGGAAATTGGTCCTTAATGCCGCTGAAGGAGTTTCTACCGTTTCGGATTCGATAGCCTGAAACAACTGCTTTATATCTTCCAGCTCTTTCGAGCAGGATTCGCAGTCGCTAAGATGCGCCGCTATCGCCCGCATTTCCCCAGGCTTTAGAACCCCGTCTAAATAATCGGGAAGCATTTCTGAAATATGATCGTTTTTTTGCATAGCTATGTTTTCAAATAGATTTTTTTTAATTTTTGTAATGCCCTGCTCACTTTAGTTCTAACCGCACCGGGCGTACTCCCGACGATCTCGGCCAGTTCTGCATATCTGATTTCCTGAAATCGGTTTAAAATCAACAGCTCCCGGTCCGAAGGGTCCAATTGGCTCAAGGCCAAATGTAAATCCGAATAATCGCCGTTGTCCGCTTCCTTTTCAGCCTTTTTGTTTATGACCGCGTCGAGTTCTGCATGATTTTTCTTGTCTCTTCTATAATAGGTCTTTAATCCATTTCTGGCTATGGTAAAAAGCCAGGAAACGAATTTTCCGCTATGGTAGGAGGTTCTGTATTTCATCACCTTATAAAAGACCTCCTGCGTCAAATCCTCGCTCAACATTCTATCCCCGCACATCTTGTACAGAAAATTGAACACGTGCCTATGGTGCCTTTCAAAAAGTATCTTGAGCACATCCAAGTTTCCCTTTGCGACTTTTGACATTAAATCCTCGTCGGTCAATTGTTCCAAACAACTCGTTCTTTAGGTGGTCTTTATTACTATATAGTCCGGAAATTACAAAAGGTTACATCAACCCATAAAAAAATCGCGTCAATTCAAAATTGACGCGATTTTTTCTAAGATCATCCTATCTCCTTTACTCTTCTATTTCAACCTGTGATTTGAATTCCTGAATCGCTTGGTTGGGTGCGATAATGTCATAGCCCTTCCAGAATTCAGGGTCATAATTGGGTAGATAGGTCGGGAGTACGTTGTTGTGTTCCTTAAAAGCCTCGAAAGCACCGGTATTGATCTGATCATAGTCGAAGACGACCATTT
Protein-coding regions in this window:
- a CDS encoding DUF423 domain-containing protein; this translates as MVLISQCLGALYGLLAVIFGAFGAHALKKRFSEAQLQSFETGVKYQMYHAIVLLMLGFNLNLETSLERYMVYCFALGTFLFCFSIYGLTLSASKGKKLGFLGPITPLGGLLLVAGWGMLLYSFIRNLV
- a CDS encoding HEAT repeat domain-containing protein gives rise to the protein MQKNDHISEMLPDYLDGVLKPGEMRAIAAHLSDCESCSKELEDIKQLFQAIESETVETPSAALRTNFLEQLEEEKKSLSKIDSSSSEETFAKNLWPNGLLKIAAGIALLIGAFLLGRQQTQQTANSEIALLNEEKSEFKQTAMLSLMENKSASRRIQGVNYVAESKTPDEAIIRALTDRLHYDDNVNVRAAAVGVLINFTSSTIVTKAFIAALSTESDPGIQIEIIQFLGKIQEKKAVAPMRELMEKEDTQPFVKKQIASVLPNII
- a CDS encoding DUF4097 family beta strand repeat-containing protein, whose amino-acid sequence is MKKILSFLVICALASSLQAQSDYSKPLNGIEWVKIESNSEIILKTHDKDEILIKALDLEPKPERAKGLKLVGVGGEDNTNVGFNVVQTGSDLIVQSVRKAGGAEIYLPKSQNVSVTNSWNGDIRIDGFTGEVEANANLNGGLRLKNVSGPITAYALNEGIQVEFEEINQDSPIVIRTTNGEIDVTLPENTPADLYLSSWNGDIYSNFDLKRPDKNGLKSISGKDVKGSINNGGVTIKLKSTNGNIYLRKK
- a CDS encoding DUF5916 domain-containing protein; protein product: MKTTLITICAMLFAQMVLFSQDSTDVVVKRTYTTKFLDGTASPAIDGLIDDPGWEIVEWEGDFIERRPDENTQPDHKTKFKIIYDEKFLYVGIRAYDSDPDKIEMRLSRRDGFQGDWVGIFIDSYHDKRSAFGFITTAAGVKADFFSSENGNNEDENWNPIWYTKTNIDSEGWTAEMKIPFSQLKFGKAKEQVWGIQVDRQYFRGEERYAWQRIKQDTPGFVSEFGLLDGLLNLEPQKQLEIQPYGVAKLETYEAEEGNPFRDGNDSQITGGLDAKIGITNDLTLDLTVNPDFGQVEADPSAIALDGFQIFFREQRPFFIENQNIFDYRISNSEAGNTFGSDNVFYSRRIGRSPQGFPNTADGEFVDQPENTAILGAAKFSGKTKNGWSIGVLESVTAKKYATIDNNGERRREVVEPLTNYFVGRLQKDFNDRNTFVGGIFTATNRDQLTPELDFLHKSAYSGGFDIKHQWQERDWYVGGNILFSHVIGGTEAIANTQQSIAHLFQRVGADHVSLETDRTSLTGTGGNIQLGKVGNGNWKFETGGTWRSPELELNDIGFQRQADDIRHYTWIGYQTLKPTKTFRRVGINYNHWSVWDFGGNHNSLRFNTNSWQNWDNNWFTNVGFNYEPKQFSNFALRGGPRLRLSPEIGFWNGYNTDRRKKVRFNVFHSGSKGVDNSYSFYNIDFGVTYQPFNALSISANPGYSINMDKLQYIDNIEANGNTTYLNGTVDQRTFSMSLRLNYTINPNLTIQYWGQPFISRGRYSDFKEVTDPLAKTFENRILTYSPNQISFEEGTYSVDRNLDATTDFSFGDPDFSFVQFRSNLVVRWEYIPGSEIFLVWSQDLAQSGNPQNELFNDLSDNIFNDQKPQNIFLIKATYRFVL
- a CDS encoding DUF4097 family beta strand repeat-containing protein, whose product is MKNLVTVLLIGLISLTTTAQKVIEKNIDFSNQQVILDLRFAYHMDIQTWDKNEIYFKADLRTKEGKYLDLYELDIDEGANTIAITSNAQPIFEAFHEEWNANNPDKKKRYYNSGDLYEFNYVVYIPKNAKFELSSINGSLTSEIIEGDFKAELINGDIEIKSYAGDLDLRTINGAIDLKMLNADLVAETIHGDIYADEQLKFKSENRHVGQKIEGSSGKGSNRLRLNTINGNMYLRL
- a CDS encoding amidohydrolase family protein gives rise to the protein MKRPAIFLSTTLCLLFCLTSCSQTSDYDLAVENVSVFDSKNKTVLANRTILMNADTIARIIGASEKFVANETIDGKGRLATSGFIDTHTHLMQNYTNSSDFAPETIEGDQREVARGLMAHMYLAYGITTIIDMGQPEAWMDVTLNWQKNPSPEFPNLFICGGSIVSDEDRRQPQHHIEVMGPEDGRKKVRAYAEKGIKHMKLYRKLRKPDMEAMADEAKKYDITINTHTDNNVVTIDEAMEMGILNFEHFFTVTPSILNYDIHWKAMNEKYGIQMNSSIDEFAAHMVFFFSYIRENPEFEAKLEALFGRMAAKGASLSTALNVLASPAGKTDFFTSFEYFPIRRTPMVSYSDAQQKQLDSAFEGMLFYIKKAHDQGVKLRIGTDCRYGGRAMLHELMLFHDAGIPMEDILQIATLNGYESMKLDQEYGTIEVGKKADFLLFDQNPFDDPRNLLSEKTIVKGGKLVTLKKSLAYVLQDRIIDEGVDKGLTWFNKNKDTKTFGPLNPGELENVISTFIGDGRVAEAKAVLGLFTANFPERKVTIDGTLLTNGTYARLREKEYRDAITLYEFGRNNFPEADKTLPLAVLITMLKEGIVEAEKYHNVIKDDTAYIFNENEMNGVGYLLLQLEKPKEAIAIFRLNVEAFPDSWNVYDSLGEAYMIDGQKTLAIDNYRKSITLNPENEHGKNQLEKLGAR
- a CDS encoding fasciclin domain-containing protein, with protein sequence MKKLLATFLITCLFLACTKDDNTVSEADKEVTQTILDRISESESLSVIKKIIETVDSNTGSSLGESLDGESKFTLFAPINDSDTPLALNIDAQGNLVFSEDELALWSGILKYHLVAGSVLKSSDLEEGDELTTVLGEKLIVGSMGEVVLEDATDVPGKIVRTDILAKNGIIHYVDKVLTPNVVIEAVENRPEANEIREVLESDDALSTLLEAIIALGMEDELFGNGTTGRKNRFAASRLEGATLFAPTNEAFNSLFAELGDEYNSIEDFDTEEEKEVFRNALRFHTAPAGVRPVNSFTQNGEELMTLLDENITIGTQTSSLQVRDTRSAGFVMNADRPAGGNIVHTINIVLRPIAFYDAFAPDETAGDTRNIPSVLRNYPSLSVLVQAIEKTEVSFEYSAELEVGDVNISTFFAPDNEAFTALFEILGTEYNSLDDFNTPEELEILADIILHQHSSSYLCSETLVESGRSQVYPARLINPQVPKFPDVRNEVRTIGDAAALVITIRDDFNREARIKEADIVVGEGIPACAEGVTDIGGQTSLIHITDLVLLKRDFTERLNDL
- a CDS encoding ankyrin repeat domain-containing protein, whose translation is MKNVIIVLLLGFFSLSLSAQQNDTKYEKNKFDCQELLKAVKDGNVQEIKRLLKTIDPNCVYREDGEPRSPLVSAARTGNLEIGRLLVDAKADIEFHAMGDETPLMAASKNGGLDFVKYLISNGAKVNKQLLGDGTALLVAARNGHLKTVSYLLSEGAEVNAVVPGDGTALIQSIKNNHYDISEILLENGADPYLASPGDEYPMFYALESSRGHMVALLEKYQKK
- a CDS encoding RNA polymerase sigma factor — protein: MEQLTDEDLMSKVAKGNLDVLKILFERHHRHVFNFLYKMCGDRMLSEDLTQEVFYKVMKYRTSYHSGKFVSWLFTIARNGLKTYYRRDKKNHAELDAVINKKAEKEADNGDYSDLHLALSQLDPSDRELLILNRFQEIRYAELAEIVGSTPGAVRTKVSRALQKLKKIYLKT